The genomic interval GGAAGAGTCGGGGTATGAAAGGGGCAACGTATGCATAAAGGCTTTCGGTATCTCTGATGATACTGATGCGGGCGGCGGCGGAGGCGGCTGTTCTACGGGACCGGTGATGTTCATACTGCTCGGCTTAGGAGCCCTGCCCCTAATTTATAAGGGAAAGAAGCAGTGAGACCGTACAGGCAGACCTTTTGAACAGATCGATATCAGCTGTATTTTTTAATATATAATATTCGAAGAGGGCTGTGTTTAAATCACCGGCCCTCTTTTCTGAAATTGGACCGAGGAAAGGAACACCAGGATGATATTTTTTGTCAGAAGCGGTCCGGAGACGATAGTCTTCACCTTCAACAGGAATTTCGACAAGGCTGAAAAGATATTGCTCGCTTGGGGTGAATACGCCGGCAGCAATATAGAAGAGGCTTTCTCCCTTTCCGGCGAGTTCAGCAGGATAGTGATCGCCAGGATCGTAGTGGGGCCAGGGGAGAAGGAGGAGGTCAGGGTATATATCTCAGAGACTTGTATACAGCGTTTGCTCTGCACAATGCTGAACGCCGGGCTCGGCGAAGGCATAACGGAGAGCAGGATGCAGCCCGGCTATATCCTTATGAGGCTTCTCGGCGACATTGAGAAGGGTATAGAAAGGATAAAGGAGGACTTTGGAGGGGAGTACGTGTCGAACGACCCATATTTCAGCGAACCCCTTCCCGAAGATTCCTCAGTGATCTACTTTACCTCTGAACCCCTCAACCACCGCATACCTCACTCGAAAATGCACGAGAGGGCCCTTTACGTCAACGAACACTCAAAGGAAAAGCTGATAGCCACCCTCAGGATGAGGCAGAACGAATATCTTGGTGACTCCATGGGCACTCCTGACTGGAACAGCATGGAGATCCGCATCGGGGACAAGGAGGGACGCTTCAGCACGCACAGGAAGAGGATATGGACCGCGGTGCAGGGCCTCCAGATCGGAACGATACTTGAAGAGGGCTGGAAAAGGGAGTACACCCTTATGGGGAGGATCGCGGACGTCTACCTCCTTAAACTCTTTACCCCGCTTGACGAAGAGTCGGTAAAGGGGTTCCTCTCCGGACTTGAGTATGATGATTCAGGTGAGCGTATTGCCGACCTCGATCTCTACTTCAAGGAGAGAAAGGTCAGCTGGAAAGAGAGAGGCAGAGAAGGCGGCCTTTCGAAGGCTGAGCTTGGGATGGCTGCCAGGAAAAGCATGCTCGAAAGGCTTGATAAGTATTCCCTCTCCAAAATGCACAGGCTTGACGAAGAGCTGATACTCACAAAGCGGTAAGAAACACGCACATAAGAACGATCAAAGGGGGCCCTTCGAATAGAAAGGCCCCCTTGCTTATACGTTTCTGCTGCTCTGAACGCCCTTTCTTAGAAACCTTCCTGGGCGTTCCTTGCGATTATCTCTTCCTGCTGATAAGCGTCGAGGTCTACGAAGTAATCGCTGTAGCCTGCCACTCTGACAAGGAGCCCGCGGTAGCTGTCGGGATGTTCCTGAGCGTCACGGAGAGTGTCTTCATCTACAACATTGAATTGGATATGGTGTCCGCCGAGCTTGAAGTAGGAGCGGATCAGATTCTTAACTCCTTCGATGCCCTCCTCACCGGCGAGGACAGAGGGGAGGAAGCGCTGATTGAGGAGCGTTCCGCCCGATTTTACCTGGTCCATCTTAGCGAGGGACTTGACAACTGCTGTTGGTCCCTTGCGGTCAGCGCCGTGGCTTGGAGATGTCCCGTCGGATTCCGGCATTCCGGAGAAGCGTCCGTTCGGCGTTGCGGCAAGTTTCTGGCCGAAGTAGTTGTGGCATGTCGTGCTCAGCATGTTAAGGTGATATGTCGGGCCAAGGATACTGTGCCTGCCGTCGATCGCCCTGAAGAGGCTGTCATAGACCCTCTTCATAATGTCATCAGCATAGTCGTCATCGTTGCCAAAGAAGGGGGTCTTGTTCCAGAGGGTAAGACGCATCTCCTCTTCGCCCTCCCAGTTCTTTTCAAGAGCCGCCACGACCTGCTTCAGTGTGTATTTCTTATCTTCGAAGACATGCTTCTTTATAGCTGAGAGGCTGTCTGTGATCGTACCGATACCGCAGCACTGGATGTAGTCGGAGTTGTAGCGCGGTCCGCCGTTATAGTAGTCTTTGCCTTTCTTTATGCAGTCCCTGATAACGACAGACAGGAACGTGGCTGCCATCTTCGTGGAGTACTGGTAACGGAGGTAGTTGTCGACTTTGATTTTAGTCTCTACCACATAGTTGAGCTGTTTCTCGAAAGCGGCATATAGATCGTCAAATGTCCTGAATTCGCTGATGTCACCTGTCTGAATGCTGACCTGCTTGCCTGTGAGCATGTCTACGCCGTTTGTAAGGGTGTACTCAAGGAGCTTGGGAACATTGAGGTATCCGTGGAGCAGATATGCTTCCTTGCCTGCTGCGCCTGTCTCTATGCATCCGCTTGTGCCGCCTTCACGTGCGTCTTCAAGTGTCTTGCCTACGCGCATCTGTTCCTGGATGACCATGTCGGCGTTGAAGACAGAGGGATATCCCATGCCGTTGCGGAAGACCTTTGCCGCAGCACGGATGACACTGTCCGGCGTACGCTCGCTGACCTGGATGTTGCCCTGGGGCTGCAGAAGGCGAAGTTCGTCGAAGATCTCCAGACAAATATAGGTGACTTCGCTCGATCCGTCACTGCCGTCGGCCTTAAGTCCTGCAAGGTTGATGTTCGTAAAGTCGTTGTAGGTCCCGCTCTCTGCCGCAGTTACACCGACTTTGGGAGGTGCGGGGGTGTTGTTGACCTTGATCCAGAGGCAGGAGAGGAGTTCCTTCGCCGCTTCCCTGTCAAGTGTGCCTTCCTTTACGCCCTTCTCATAGAAGGGGGCAAGGTGCTGGTCGAGGTGGCCGGGGCTCATTGCGTCCCATCCGTTGAGTTCCGTTATGGTGCCAAGGTGTACGAACCAGTACATCTGGACTGCTTCCCAGAAGTCTCTCGGTGCGTGTGCGGGTACCCATCTGCAGACATCGGCTATCTTGAGCAGCTCGGCCTTGCGTTTTGGGTCGCTCTCGTCCGCCGCCATCTTTTCGGCGAGTTCTGCATGCCTTTCAGCGAATATGATGACTGCGTCGCAGGAGATATCCATACCCTGCAACTGCTCGTCTTTCGCAGTCGCCTCGGGATCTTTAAGGTAGTCAAGTTTCGCACGTGATTCGGCGATCTGCCTTTTGAGATCTAGCATGCCGTTTTTGTATACAAGGCCGTCAAGCGCTGTGTGTCCGAGAGCCCTCTGCTCGCCGAACTCTGTAAATGTTCCGGCCTCATAAAGCTTGGTCCAGTCCTCGGGCATGCGCTCGAAAAGCTTGTCCCTCATGCAGCGGCCGCGCCAGAAGGGAATGACCTTCTCTTCATAGGTGTCGATATCTTTAGGGTCTACGGTGTAGTTCTGCTGTTTCCTGATGTTAAGGATCTCAAGGTCTTCCCTTGAATGGCATGTAAGTTCGGGGAAAGTTGAGACTGCCTTAGGTTTTGAACCTCTCTCACCGATGATCAATTCGTCTTTTCCGATATATATGGCCTTCTTTTCACAGATGTGCTTAAAGTTCAGCGCACGCATTACGGGCATCGGGTATTTGTTGTCGTTCTCTTTGTAGAATTCTGTCTCAAGAACGGCTCTCTCTATACAGATGGACGGATGTGATTCGAAGCTTTCGTCGCGAAGACGTTTGATGCGTTCGTTCATGTTTGTTACCTCCCCAGGTGTTTTCTTATTCTGATAAATTTTTTAGGACTACCCCGACCTTCGCCGGTTCGTGCTCAGGTCTGCCGCTTTTATTATGATGCGCCTCATGCGCATTGTATTCAGTCCTATTGCCGCACTAGCCGCCTATGTGTGTTTTGAGTCCGAAGCTTTCAAGTATGCCGGCAGCTTTCCGTGTCTGGTTCTCTGTAGGAGGAAGCAGGCCCGGCAGTTTATACTCCATGCCCCACCTCTCGTGTTTTCCCCTGGCGACTGTGTGGTAGGGAAGTATGTTTACTCCCGTTATCCCTTTCAGCTTTGAGACGAACTC from Synergistaceae bacterium DZ-S4 carries:
- a CDS encoding glycyl radical protein, which codes for MNERIKRLRDESFESHPSICIERAVLETEFYKENDNKYPMPVMRALNFKHICEKKAIYIGKDELIIGERGSKPKAVSTFPELTCHSREDLEILNIRKQQNYTVDPKDIDTYEEKVIPFWRGRCMRDKLFERMPEDWTKLYEAGTFTEFGEQRALGHTALDGLVYKNGMLDLKRQIAESRAKLDYLKDPEATAKDEQLQGMDISCDAVIIFAERHAELAEKMAADESDPKRKAELLKIADVCRWVPAHAPRDFWEAVQMYWFVHLGTITELNGWDAMSPGHLDQHLAPFYEKGVKEGTLDREAAKELLSCLWIKVNNTPAPPKVGVTAAESGTYNDFTNINLAGLKADGSDGSSEVTYICLEIFDELRLLQPQGNIQVSERTPDSVIRAAAKVFRNGMGYPSVFNADMVIQEQMRVGKTLEDAREGGTSGCIETGAAGKEAYLLHGYLNVPKLLEYTLTNGVDMLTGKQVSIQTGDISEFRTFDDLYAAFEKQLNYVVETKIKVDNYLRYQYSTKMAATFLSVVIRDCIKKGKDYYNGGPRYNSDYIQCCGIGTITDSLSAIKKHVFEDKKYTLKQVVAALEKNWEGEEEMRLTLWNKTPFFGNDDDYADDIMKRVYDSLFRAIDGRHSILGPTYHLNMLSTTCHNYFGQKLAATPNGRFSGMPESDGTSPSHGADRKGPTAVVKSLAKMDQVKSGGTLLNQRFLPSVLAGEEGIEGVKNLIRSYFKLGGHHIQFNVVDEDTLRDAQEHPDSYRGLLVRVAGYSDYFVDLDAYQQEEIIARNAQEGF